A DNA window from Paenibacillus segetis contains the following coding sequences:
- the rpsF gene encoding 30S ribosomal protein S6: protein MRKYEVMYILRPELEQEALQAAVEKFQGIIQNGGEITKHDVMGKRRLAYEINKIRDGVFVLVNFTATPDVIAELERVMKISDEVIRYLITKDVA from the coding sequence ATGCGCAAATATGAAGTGATGTACATTCTTCGTCCTGAACTTGAGCAAGAAGCGCTACAAGCAGCAGTCGAGAAATTCCAAGGCATCATCCAAAACGGCGGTGAAATTACCAAACATGACGTGATGGGCAAACGCCGGCTTGCGTATGAGATTAACAAGATCCGTGATGGAGTTTTCGTTCTCGTTAACTTCACAGCAACACCAGACGTGATTGCTGAGCTTGAGCGGGTTATGAAGATATCCGACGAGGTTATCCGTTATCTCATTACGAAAGACGTAGCCTAA
- the ssb gene encoding single-stranded DNA-binding protein has protein sequence MLNRVILIGRLTRDPELRYTPAGVAVTQFTIAVDRPFTSQGGEREADFIPVVTWRQLAETCANYLRKGRLTAVEGRIQVRNYENNEGKRVYVTEVIADNVRFLESNREGGAGGNGPREEASFGGGGASNSNSSNYNRSDNSSRNNKDPFSDDGKPIDISDDDLPF, from the coding sequence TTGTTGAACCGTGTCATTCTGATCGGACGTCTTACTAGAGACCCGGAATTGCGTTATACACCAGCTGGCGTAGCGGTCACCCAATTCACAATTGCTGTGGATCGACCTTTTACATCACAAGGTGGAGAACGTGAAGCGGATTTTATTCCGGTCGTAACTTGGAGACAGTTGGCGGAGACATGCGCAAACTATTTGCGTAAAGGCCGTTTGACTGCTGTAGAGGGACGTATTCAAGTACGGAATTATGAGAATAACGAAGGAAAACGTGTATACGTGACCGAAGTGATTGCTGATAATGTCCGCTTCTTAGAATCGAACCGCGAAGGTGGAGCAGGTGGCAATGGGCCGCGGGAGGAAGCTTCATTTGGTGGCGGTGGTGCTAGCAATAGCAACAGCAGCAACTACAATCGTAGCGATAATTCCTCACGTAACAATAAGGATCCTTTCTCCGATGACGGGAAACCGATCGATATTTCGGATGACGATTTGCCATTTTAA
- the rpsR gene encoding 30S ribosomal protein S18: MSFKPREGGDDKRPARRGGRNKRRKVCFFTVNKITHIDYKDTELLKKFISERGKILPRRVTGTSAKYQRLLTIAIKRSRQIALLPYTTE; this comes from the coding sequence ATGAGCTTCAAACCAAGAGAAGGCGGAGACGACAAAAGACCGGCTCGCCGCGGTGGACGTAACAAACGTCGTAAAGTGTGTTTCTTCACTGTAAACAAAATTACTCACATTGACTATAAAGACACAGAACTGTTGAAGAAATTCATCAGTGAACGTGGTAAAATTTTGCCACGTCGTGTAACTGGTACTAGCGCGAAGTATCAACGCCTTTTGACGATCGCGATCAAACGCTCCCGTCAAATCGCTTTGCTTCCATACACTACCGAGTAA
- a CDS encoding ABC transporter substrate-binding protein encodes MTKKWNLMLVLVLALTMALTACGGGNNKEANAPAATNNSTNTGENTNTPTEPVGEEASGLIKATDPSLSPALANNRKDTMIIGMTDPKGVFSPLFMETAYDYYVNYVLFNTLVAYKADGTYENSLAEKIDVSEDGLKYTYHLKPGVTFSDGTPLTAKDYLFTMKLYHDASYDGESDVLAAHIVGGKEYHEGTASDISGIKVIDDNTVEVTVSEYSALTPVDLGYVYIMSEAYYGKGYKQGDLQSVKALNTKPMGSGPYKLVSYKAGQEIVFEANENYFNGAPKIKNLIYKTTTDSTNLAMLESGETDMNEINVTEDNVEALKALGFLDINLLPNNGYGYIGFNHKLPKFQDQKVRQALTYGLNRKDIVEGIYGPYADVINIPESKVSWAFTDENINPYDFDIEKAKSLLDEAGWVVGSDGIREKDGEKFKINFSATADNPVVEALLPVMTTNYKELGIEVIAETLDFNAIMDKKTKGDFDMYFAAWGLTPDPDNTVYITGGAQNDQGYSNAKVDELMAKAKKEMDTEKRKEYYKEMYQEMNTDVPNIFLYQRNNMNAINARAQGFDISPYKDFPFSLYQVELQQ; translated from the coding sequence ATGACAAAGAAATGGAATTTAATGCTAGTGCTTGTACTTGCACTAACCATGGCGCTTACAGCATGTGGCGGCGGTAACAACAAAGAGGCAAACGCGCCTGCAGCAACAAACAACAGCACAAACACGGGGGAAAACACAAACACACCTACTGAACCAGTAGGAGAAGAAGCTAGTGGGTTAATCAAAGCAACTGATCCATCGCTTAGCCCAGCATTAGCAAACAATCGTAAAGACACAATGATTATTGGTATGACAGATCCTAAAGGGGTATTCAGCCCATTATTTATGGAAACAGCATATGACTATTACGTAAACTATGTCTTATTTAATACACTTGTAGCGTATAAAGCTGACGGAACATACGAAAACAGCCTTGCAGAAAAGATTGATGTATCTGAAGATGGTTTGAAATATACGTACCACTTGAAACCAGGTGTTACATTTAGTGATGGCACTCCACTTACAGCTAAAGACTACTTGTTCACAATGAAATTGTATCATGATGCTAGCTATGATGGTGAGTCTGATGTACTTGCAGCTCATATCGTTGGTGGTAAAGAGTATCATGAGGGTACAGCAAGTGATATCTCAGGTATCAAAGTTATTGATGACAATACAGTTGAAGTAACTGTATCTGAATATTCAGCTCTGACACCAGTAGACTTGGGTTATGTATATATCATGTCCGAAGCTTACTATGGTAAAGGCTACAAGCAAGGAGATCTTCAATCAGTTAAAGCGTTAAACACGAAACCAATGGGTAGCGGTCCATACAAATTGGTAAGCTACAAGGCAGGACAAGAAATCGTTTTTGAAGCTAATGAGAACTATTTCAATGGAGCTCCAAAAATTAAGAACCTGATCTATAAAACTACAACCGATTCAACTAACCTAGCCATGCTAGAGTCGGGTGAAACGGATATGAACGAAATTAACGTTACGGAAGATAATGTAGAAGCATTGAAAGCTTTGGGCTTCTTAGATATTAACCTGTTGCCTAACAATGGTTATGGCTACATCGGATTTAACCATAAGCTTCCAAAATTCCAAGATCAAAAAGTACGCCAAGCACTTACTTATGGTTTGAATCGTAAAGATATCGTAGAAGGTATCTATGGACCTTATGCTGATGTAATCAATATTCCAGAATCAAAAGTATCATGGGCATTTACCGATGAAAATATTAATCCGTATGACTTCGATATTGAAAAAGCAAAATCATTGTTGGATGAAGCTGGTTGGGTGGTTGGATCAGACGGAATCCGCGAGAAGGATGGAGAAAAGTTCAAAATTAACTTCTCCGCTACTGCTGATAACCCGGTTGTAGAAGCATTGTTACCAGTTATGACTACGAACTACAAAGAATTGGGTATTGAAGTTATTGCAGAAACACTTGACTTTAATGCGATCATGGACAAGAAAACAAAAGGCGATTTTGATATGTACTTCGCTGCTTGGGGCTTGACACCAGATCCAGACAATACAGTGTATATCACTGGTGGTGCACAAAACGATCAAGGATATTCAAATGCTAAAGTCGATGAGTTGATGGCTAAAGCTAAGAAAGAAATGGATACAGAAAAACGTAAAGAGTACTACAAAGAGATGTATCAAGAGATGAATACGGATGTTCCTAACATCTTCTTGTATCAAAGAAACAACATGAATGCTATTAACGCTAGAGCGCAAGGATTCGACATCTCGCCGTATAAGGATTTCCCTTTCAGCTTGTACCAAGTTGAATTGCAACAATAA
- a CDS encoding ABC transporter permease has protein sequence MKQYIIRRLLQMIPTLIGISIIIFAIQAMVPGDYITARANPNMTIEKQEQLRAIYGLDKPDYQRYFIWAGNMIQGNFGDSLQHKQPVTSVINNFVWNSFIIGVFSLILSWSIAIITGIFSAKFQYSLFDKIITLLVFVCMSLPSFFIGLLLIKLLALDLKLFPVGGMTTAGLNASGWAYIKDVINHAFLPTMVLTMLSTGSLTRYFRTSMLEVIRQDYIRTARAKGLKERTVIFKHAFRNAMIPAITLLGFELPALFGGAMIMEQIFVWPGIGHVYLSSINMRDYPFMLGFTIFLAMLTLVGNLLADVLYGIADPRIRLK, from the coding sequence ATGAAGCAGTATATCATTCGACGGCTGTTGCAGATGATTCCTACGCTAATCGGCATTTCTATCATAATTTTTGCCATACAAGCGATGGTACCAGGGGATTATATTACAGCACGGGCGAATCCGAATATGACCATTGAAAAGCAAGAACAGCTTAGAGCCATATACGGACTGGACAAGCCAGACTATCAACGTTATTTCATATGGGCAGGAAACATGATTCAGGGTAACTTCGGGGATTCTTTACAGCACAAACAACCTGTCACATCCGTTATTAACAATTTCGTGTGGAATTCATTTATTATCGGTGTTTTCTCTTTGATCCTAAGTTGGTCAATTGCGATAATTACCGGTATATTTTCGGCCAAATTTCAATATTCTTTGTTTGATAAAATAATTACACTATTAGTATTTGTATGTATGTCATTACCTTCCTTTTTTATTGGACTATTACTAATCAAGTTACTTGCATTGGATTTAAAATTGTTCCCGGTTGGTGGAATGACAACAGCGGGGTTAAATGCTAGTGGATGGGCCTATATAAAAGATGTAATTAATCATGCATTCTTACCTACTATGGTACTGACCATGTTGTCTACCGGTAGCTTAACGCGTTACTTCCGTACCAGTATGCTTGAAGTTATCAGGCAGGATTATATTCGGACTGCCCGGGCAAAGGGTCTTAAAGAACGAACAGTCATTTTTAAACATGCATTTCGGAATGCGATGATTCCTGCAATCACTCTACTTGGGTTTGAACTGCCTGCTCTATTCGGTGGAGCTATGATTATGGAGCAAATATTTGTTTGGCCTGGTATTGGTCATGTGTACCTTAGTTCGATTAACATGAGAGATTATCCCTTTATGTTAGGGTTTACTATCTTTCTAGCTATGCTGACCTTAGTGGGTAATTTGCTCGCCGACGTGCTCTATGGAATTGCAGACCCCAGAATTCGTTTAAAGTAG
- the opp4C gene encoding oligopeptide ABC transporter permease codes for MPITKNTNSPAKAPDSLWKTAWRRFTRNRLAVIGFILIVFMFLFCFIGPYFSPYNLYDYNSKLKNLPPSSTYWLGTDKLGRDMLLRIMLAGRISLMVGLVATAIAVVIGATLGALAGFYGKWVDTIIMRIADVFMALPSLPILIILGAVLSDLKVNPKFRIYYLMVIIGVLFWTTLARLVRGQILTLREQEFMQATEALGLKDKRKIFRHLLPNTIPVIIVTATLSVASAILQESALSFLGLGVVPPTPSWGNMISAANNLIDFRKRPWLWIPPGTCILITTVAINLIGDGLRDALDPKMKKL; via the coding sequence ATGCCAATAACAAAGAATACAAATTCCCCGGCCAAAGCTCCAGATTCACTATGGAAGACGGCATGGCGCCGTTTTACCCGGAATCGGCTCGCGGTAATCGGATTTATATTGATCGTATTTATGTTTTTATTTTGTTTTATAGGTCCTTATTTCTCACCATATAATCTTTATGATTATAATTCGAAGCTTAAGAACTTACCACCTAGTTCAACTTATTGGTTGGGTACAGATAAGCTTGGACGTGACATGTTACTTCGCATCATGCTCGCTGGTCGGATTTCCCTAATGGTTGGGCTTGTTGCAACGGCAATAGCCGTTGTGATTGGCGCTACATTGGGTGCATTGGCCGGATTTTATGGAAAATGGGTAGATACGATTATTATGCGTATTGCCGATGTCTTTATGGCTCTTCCATCGCTACCGATCTTGATTATTCTAGGAGCTGTCCTATCGGATCTGAAGGTTAATCCGAAGTTTAGAATATATTACCTGATGGTAATTATTGGTGTGTTATTTTGGACAACTCTCGCACGGCTTGTACGGGGACAAATTCTGACGCTGCGTGAGCAAGAGTTTATGCAAGCAACCGAAGCGCTGGGTTTAAAGGACAAACGAAAGATTTTCCGTCATTTACTCCCAAATACGATTCCTGTCATTATCGTTACTGCAACGCTTAGTGTAGCTAGTGCGATTCTACAAGAGTCAGCACTAAGCTTCCTAGGATTAGGTGTTGTACCACCAACCCCATCTTGGGGGAACATGATCTCGGCGGCAAACAATTTGATTGATTTCCGTAAGAGACCATGGTTATGGATTCCACCAGGTACATGTATTCTAATCACAACCGTGGCGATTAATCTAATTGGTGATGGACTGCGTGACGCACTGGATCCAAAAATGAAGAAATTGTAA